One Onychomys torridus chromosome 17, mOncTor1.1, whole genome shotgun sequence genomic window carries:
- the LOC118569119 gene encoding zinc finger protein 709-like isoform X2, producing the protein MDPVTFEDVAVNFTEEEWALLDSFQKNLYRDVMQETYRNLTSIGTKWEQWDVEAYCRRLKRYMRIQMVKRDHEFTDNGQHREAIAQDPVDITNKTPELPDCHNISQSSPKRQVTFNPKQRPCDYQKYVKKYCECETCGKAFMCPSSLKKHKKIHNGEKPYKCMHCEKAFRYRHCANRHMLTHSADRHKCKVCGETFPNADALRGHKIIHSGEIPECKECGRMFWTVSSLDMHKRLHTTEKLYECKHCRKTFKSYCSFKLHERIHTGEKPYECKQCGKTFRHSSHVQAHERIHTGEKPYECKECGKTFTSGHCARRHLGTHSGAWPYKCDVCGKAYPYVYSLRNHEKSHTKEKLYECMQCGKTFKYSASLRNHLTTHTGEKPYECKECGKTFSCPSYIQNHMRTHNGQPYKCQECGKGFSYSKSLRRHMHIHSQLVVDSFKYELEEVECK; encoded by the exons ATG GACCCGGTGACCTTTGAGGATGTGGCTGTGAACTTCACCGAGGAAGAATGGGCCTTGCTGGATAGTTTCCAGAAGAATCTCTACAGAGATGTGATGCAGGAGACCTACAGGAATCTGACTTCTATAG GAACAAAATGGGAACAGTGGGATGTGGAAGCTTACTGCAGAAGGCTAAAGAGATATATGAG AATCCAAATGGTaaagagagaccatgaatttACAGACAATGGCCAGCATAGAGAAGCCATAGCCCAAGATCCAGTCGATATCACAAACAAGACTCCTGAACTTCCTGATTGCCACAACATCAGTCAGTCGTCCCCGAAGAGGCAAGTTACATTCAACCCTAAACAGAGACCATGTGACTATCAGAAATATGTCAAGAAATACTGTGAATGTGAAACGTGTGGTAAAGCCTTCATGTGCCCAAGCTCccttaaaaaacataaaaagatcCACAACGgggagaaaccttataaatgtatGCACTGCGAGAAAGCCTTCCGTTACCGTCACTGTGCCAATAGGCATATGCTGACTCACAGTGCAGACAGGCATAAATGCAAGGTGTGTGGAGAAACATTTCCTAATGCCGATGCCCTGCGGGGACATAAGATAATTCACTCCGGAGAGATACCtgaatgtaaggaatgtgggaGGATGTTCTGGACTGTCAGTTCCCTCGACATGCACAAAAGGCTTCATACAACAGAAAAACTTTATGAATGTAAACACTGCCGGAAAACTTTCAAGAGTTACTGTTCCTTTAAACTACACGAAAGgattcacactggggagaaaccttatgaatgtaagcAGTGTGGGAAAACCTTCAGACATTCCAGCCATGTTCAAGCACATgagagaattcacactggagagaaaccgtaTGAATGTAAAGAGTGTGGGAAGACCTTCACTTCTGGCCACTGCGCACGAAGACATTTAGGGACACACAGTGGAGCCTGGCCTTACAAATGTGATGTGTGTGGGAAAGCTTATCCATATGTGTATTCGCTTCGAAACCATGAAAAAAGCCACACCAAGGAGAAACTTTATGAATGTATGCAGTGCGGGAAAACCTTTAAATATAGTGCTTCCTTACGAAACCATTTGACcactcacactggagagaagccgtATGAATGTAAGGAGTGTGGGAAAACCTTCAGTTGTCCCAGTTACATCCAGAACCACATGAGAACACACAATGGACAGCCCTACAAATGTCAAGAATGTGGTAAGGGGTTCTCGTATTCCAAAAGTCTTAGgagacacatgcatatacacagtcAATTGGTGGTGGATAGTTTTAAGTATGAGTTAGAAGAAGTTGAGTGTAAGTAG
- the LOC118569119 gene encoding zinc finger protein 709-like isoform X1 — protein sequence MCVLRGSSGKGDVDAFFWCLDPVTFEDVAVNFTEEEWALLDSFQKNLYRDVMQETYRNLTSIGTKWEQWDVEAYCRRLKRYMRIQMVKRDHEFTDNGQHREAIAQDPVDITNKTPELPDCHNISQSSPKRQVTFNPKQRPCDYQKYVKKYCECETCGKAFMCPSSLKKHKKIHNGEKPYKCMHCEKAFRYRHCANRHMLTHSADRHKCKVCGETFPNADALRGHKIIHSGEIPECKECGRMFWTVSSLDMHKRLHTTEKLYECKHCRKTFKSYCSFKLHERIHTGEKPYECKQCGKTFRHSSHVQAHERIHTGEKPYECKECGKTFTSGHCARRHLGTHSGAWPYKCDVCGKAYPYVYSLRNHEKSHTKEKLYECMQCGKTFKYSASLRNHLTTHTGEKPYECKECGKTFSCPSYIQNHMRTHNGQPYKCQECGKGFSYSKSLRRHMHIHSQLVVDSFKYELEEVECK from the exons atgtgtgtgctcagggGCTCGAGTGGAAAGGGAGACGTGGATGCGTTCTTTTGGTGTCTG GACCCGGTGACCTTTGAGGATGTGGCTGTGAACTTCACCGAGGAAGAATGGGCCTTGCTGGATAGTTTCCAGAAGAATCTCTACAGAGATGTGATGCAGGAGACCTACAGGAATCTGACTTCTATAG GAACAAAATGGGAACAGTGGGATGTGGAAGCTTACTGCAGAAGGCTAAAGAGATATATGAG AATCCAAATGGTaaagagagaccatgaatttACAGACAATGGCCAGCATAGAGAAGCCATAGCCCAAGATCCAGTCGATATCACAAACAAGACTCCTGAACTTCCTGATTGCCACAACATCAGTCAGTCGTCCCCGAAGAGGCAAGTTACATTCAACCCTAAACAGAGACCATGTGACTATCAGAAATATGTCAAGAAATACTGTGAATGTGAAACGTGTGGTAAAGCCTTCATGTGCCCAAGCTCccttaaaaaacataaaaagatcCACAACGgggagaaaccttataaatgtatGCACTGCGAGAAAGCCTTCCGTTACCGTCACTGTGCCAATAGGCATATGCTGACTCACAGTGCAGACAGGCATAAATGCAAGGTGTGTGGAGAAACATTTCCTAATGCCGATGCCCTGCGGGGACATAAGATAATTCACTCCGGAGAGATACCtgaatgtaaggaatgtgggaGGATGTTCTGGACTGTCAGTTCCCTCGACATGCACAAAAGGCTTCATACAACAGAAAAACTTTATGAATGTAAACACTGCCGGAAAACTTTCAAGAGTTACTGTTCCTTTAAACTACACGAAAGgattcacactggggagaaaccttatgaatgtaagcAGTGTGGGAAAACCTTCAGACATTCCAGCCATGTTCAAGCACATgagagaattcacactggagagaaaccgtaTGAATGTAAAGAGTGTGGGAAGACCTTCACTTCTGGCCACTGCGCACGAAGACATTTAGGGACACACAGTGGAGCCTGGCCTTACAAATGTGATGTGTGTGGGAAAGCTTATCCATATGTGTATTCGCTTCGAAACCATGAAAAAAGCCACACCAAGGAGAAACTTTATGAATGTATGCAGTGCGGGAAAACCTTTAAATATAGTGCTTCCTTACGAAACCATTTGACcactcacactggagagaagccgtATGAATGTAAGGAGTGTGGGAAAACCTTCAGTTGTCCCAGTTACATCCAGAACCACATGAGAACACACAATGGACAGCCCTACAAATGTCAAGAATGTGGTAAGGGGTTCTCGTATTCCAAAAGTCTTAGgagacacatgcatatacacagtcAATTGGTGGTGGATAGTTTTAAGTATGAGTTAGAAGAAGTTGAGTGTAAGTAG
- the LOC118569119 gene encoding zinc finger protein 525-like isoform X3: MVKRDHEFTDNGQHREAIAQDPVDITNKTPELPDCHNISQSSPKRQVTFNPKQRPCDYQKYVKKYCECETCGKAFMCPSSLKKHKKIHNGEKPYKCMHCEKAFRYRHCANRHMLTHSADRHKCKVCGETFPNADALRGHKIIHSGEIPECKECGRMFWTVSSLDMHKRLHTTEKLYECKHCRKTFKSYCSFKLHERIHTGEKPYECKQCGKTFRHSSHVQAHERIHTGEKPYECKECGKTFTSGHCARRHLGTHSGAWPYKCDVCGKAYPYVYSLRNHEKSHTKEKLYECMQCGKTFKYSASLRNHLTTHTGEKPYECKECGKTFSCPSYIQNHMRTHNGQPYKCQECGKGFSYSKSLRRHMHIHSQLVVDSFKYELEEVECK, translated from the coding sequence ATGGTaaagagagaccatgaatttACAGACAATGGCCAGCATAGAGAAGCCATAGCCCAAGATCCAGTCGATATCACAAACAAGACTCCTGAACTTCCTGATTGCCACAACATCAGTCAGTCGTCCCCGAAGAGGCAAGTTACATTCAACCCTAAACAGAGACCATGTGACTATCAGAAATATGTCAAGAAATACTGTGAATGTGAAACGTGTGGTAAAGCCTTCATGTGCCCAAGCTCccttaaaaaacataaaaagatcCACAACGgggagaaaccttataaatgtatGCACTGCGAGAAAGCCTTCCGTTACCGTCACTGTGCCAATAGGCATATGCTGACTCACAGTGCAGACAGGCATAAATGCAAGGTGTGTGGAGAAACATTTCCTAATGCCGATGCCCTGCGGGGACATAAGATAATTCACTCCGGAGAGATACCtgaatgtaaggaatgtgggaGGATGTTCTGGACTGTCAGTTCCCTCGACATGCACAAAAGGCTTCATACAACAGAAAAACTTTATGAATGTAAACACTGCCGGAAAACTTTCAAGAGTTACTGTTCCTTTAAACTACACGAAAGgattcacactggggagaaaccttatgaatgtaagcAGTGTGGGAAAACCTTCAGACATTCCAGCCATGTTCAAGCACATgagagaattcacactggagagaaaccgtaTGAATGTAAAGAGTGTGGGAAGACCTTCACTTCTGGCCACTGCGCACGAAGACATTTAGGGACACACAGTGGAGCCTGGCCTTACAAATGTGATGTGTGTGGGAAAGCTTATCCATATGTGTATTCGCTTCGAAACCATGAAAAAAGCCACACCAAGGAGAAACTTTATGAATGTATGCAGTGCGGGAAAACCTTTAAATATAGTGCTTCCTTACGAAACCATTTGACcactcacactggagagaagccgtATGAATGTAAGGAGTGTGGGAAAACCTTCAGTTGTCCCAGTTACATCCAGAACCACATGAGAACACACAATGGACAGCCCTACAAATGTCAAGAATGTGGTAAGGGGTTCTCGTATTCCAAAAGTCTTAGgagacacatgcatatacacagtcAATTGGTGGTGGATAGTTTTAAGTATGAGTTAGAAGAAGTTGAGTGTAAGTAG